In Pseudofrankia saprophytica, one genomic interval encodes:
- a CDS encoding LLM class F420-dependent oxidoreductase has translation MDLGGVGIWNAQLRYGAPGPAAEAAAELDELGYRAIWIPDTGGPVFDALENLLAATHRTTIATGILNLWMHEPADVAASRAALTDKFGGRLLLGIGVSHAPLIDQIKEPGRYRAPLRAMTSFLDGLDAATPPVPVADRVLAALGPKMLELARTRAGGAHPYLVSPEHTAIAREALGTGPLLAPEQTVVLTDDRVVGLGIARQFLAGYLQLPNYANNLRRLGFTNEDLFSITDRLVDATVVIGDEAAIARRVAEHRAAGADHVCVQVLTADSSLPREEWRRLAPALLS, from the coding sequence ATGGATCTTGGTGGAGTCGGCATCTGGAATGCCCAGCTGCGCTACGGCGCCCCCGGCCCGGCCGCCGAGGCCGCGGCCGAGCTCGACGAGCTCGGCTACCGGGCGATCTGGATCCCGGACACCGGCGGGCCGGTGTTCGACGCGCTGGAGAACCTGCTCGCGGCGACGCACCGCACCACCATCGCCACCGGGATCCTCAATCTCTGGATGCACGAACCCGCCGACGTCGCCGCCTCGCGGGCGGCGCTCACCGACAAGTTCGGCGGCCGGCTGCTGCTCGGGATCGGAGTGAGCCACGCGCCGCTCATCGACCAGATCAAGGAGCCCGGCCGCTACCGGGCGCCACTGCGGGCGATGACGAGCTTCCTCGACGGCCTCGACGCCGCCACGCCGCCGGTGCCGGTGGCCGACCGGGTGCTCGCCGCCCTCGGCCCGAAGATGCTCGAGCTCGCCCGCACCCGGGCCGGCGGCGCGCACCCATACCTGGTCAGCCCGGAGCACACCGCGATCGCGCGCGAGGCGCTGGGGACCGGGCCGCTGCTGGCGCCGGAGCAGACCGTCGTCCTGACCGACGACCGGGTCGTCGGCCTGGGGATCGCCCGCCAGTTCCTGGCCGGCTACCTGCAGCTTCCGAACTACGCGAACAACCTGCGCAGGCTCGGGTTCACCAACGAAGACCTGTTCTCCATCACCGACCGCCTCGTGGACGCCACGGTCGTCATCGGGGACGAAGCCGCCATCGCGCGGCGGGTGGCGGAGCACCGCGCCGCCGGCGCCGACCACGTCTGCGTCCAGGTCCTCACCGCCGACAGCTCCCTCCCCCGCGAGGAATGGCGCCGGCTGGCGCCCGCCCTGCTCAGCTGA
- a CDS encoding bifunctional RNase H/acid phosphatase, with translation MAVAVPGARIVVEADGGSRGNPGPAGYGAVVRDADSGAVLAERAGAIGVATNNVAEYQGLIAGLRAAAEVAPDADVEVRMDSKLVVEQMSGRWKIKHPSMRPLAAEAGELAAARSAPVRYRWIPRERNKDADRLANEAMDAAAAGRVWEPSTPQSPDPAPTPAPSTRRLSGWVAPPAPPTWTVLLRHGQTPVSIEKRFGGTVDAALTDVGHAQAAAAAARLRGEAFDAVICSPLKRARQTAEAAHGGLVPAPGRDEVAFVVDEQLRETDFGIWEGLTFAEARERHPDELSAWLADPAVPPPGGESLAATIERVDAALAAHRAAFPGGRLLVVTHMGPIKSAASLALAAGPAVFYRLHLDLASLTTIAWYADGPAVLHAFNDVSHLADGSLAGE, from the coding sequence GTGGCGGTCGCGGTGCCAGGCGCCCGGATCGTCGTCGAGGCCGACGGCGGGTCGCGGGGCAACCCGGGCCCGGCCGGCTACGGCGCGGTGGTCCGCGACGCCGACAGCGGCGCGGTGCTCGCCGAGCGGGCCGGCGCGATCGGCGTCGCGACGAACAACGTCGCCGAGTACCAGGGCCTGATCGCCGGTCTGCGGGCCGCCGCCGAGGTCGCCCCGGACGCCGACGTCGAGGTCCGGATGGACTCGAAGCTCGTCGTCGAGCAGATGAGCGGCCGCTGGAAGATCAAGCACCCGTCGATGCGGCCGCTGGCCGCCGAGGCCGGCGAGCTCGCCGCGGCCCGGTCGGCTCCCGTCCGCTACCGCTGGATCCCCCGGGAGCGCAACAAGGACGCCGACCGGCTCGCGAACGAGGCCATGGACGCGGCCGCCGCCGGCCGCGTCTGGGAGCCCTCCACGCCCCAGTCCCCGGACCCGGCCCCGACGCCCGCGCCGTCGACCCGGCGGCTGTCGGGCTGGGTGGCGCCGCCGGCGCCCCCGACCTGGACCGTGCTGCTGCGCCACGGGCAGACCCCGGTGTCGATCGAGAAGCGTTTCGGCGGGACGGTCGACGCGGCGCTGACCGACGTCGGTCACGCCCAGGCCGCCGCCGCGGCCGCGCGGCTGCGCGGCGAGGCGTTCGACGCGGTGATCTGCTCGCCGCTCAAGCGCGCCCGCCAGACGGCGGAGGCGGCCCACGGCGGGCTCGTCCCCGCGCCGGGGCGCGACGAGGTCGCGTTCGTCGTCGACGAACAGCTGCGGGAGACGGACTTCGGTATTTGGGAGGGACTGACCTTCGCCGAGGCCCGCGAGCGTCACCCCGACGAGCTGTCCGCCTGGCTCGCGGACCCGGCCGTGCCGCCGCCCGGCGGAGAGAGCCTCGCGGCCACGATCGAGCGCGTCGACGCCGCGCTCGCGGCGCATCGCGCCGCCTTCCCCGGCGGGCGGCTGCTCGTCGTCACCCACATGGGGCCGATCAAGTCGGCCGCGTCGCTGGCACTCGCCGCCGGGCCCGCCGTCTTCTACCGGCTGCACCTGGACCTGGCGTCGCTGACGACGATCGCCTGGTATGCCGACGGCCCCGCCGTCCTGCACGCCTTCAACGACGTCAGCCACCTCGCCGACGGGTCCCTGGCCGGAGAGTAA
- a CDS encoding zinc ribbon domain-containing protein: MKADPATQLRLLDLQTLDSGLDRLAARRRDLPELAVIAERTKVIDSLRADIVRVETEISDLARTQRKLDDEIDLVRSRADRDRRRLDAGQVSNARELENLQSELASLARRQGVLEDEALEKMEAAEELDTRLAKLVAERDRVQAELDTSAARRDEAFAEIDAQAAETRQERETLAPALPVPLVTLYERIRSTSNGVGAAKLVRRRCEGCHLELSGADLRILADSPADEVLRCEECRRILVRTAESGI; the protein is encoded by the coding sequence ATGAAGGCCGACCCAGCCACCCAGCTCCGGCTCCTCGACCTACAGACCCTCGACTCGGGCCTGGACCGGCTGGCGGCCCGCCGCCGCGACCTGCCCGAGCTCGCCGTCATCGCCGAGCGCACCAAGGTGATCGACTCACTGCGCGCCGACATCGTCCGGGTCGAGACCGAGATCTCCGACCTCGCCCGCACGCAGCGCAAGCTCGACGACGAGATCGACCTGGTGCGCTCCCGCGCCGACCGCGACCGTCGCCGCCTGGACGCCGGCCAGGTCAGCAACGCCCGCGAGCTGGAGAACCTGCAGTCCGAGCTCGCCTCACTCGCCCGCCGGCAGGGGGTGCTGGAGGACGAGGCGCTGGAGAAGATGGAGGCGGCCGAGGAGCTCGACACGCGGCTGGCGAAGCTCGTCGCCGAGCGCGACCGGGTCCAGGCCGAGCTGGACACCTCCGCGGCCCGCCGCGACGAGGCGTTCGCCGAGATCGACGCCCAGGCCGCCGAGACGCGCCAGGAGCGCGAGACGCTCGCCCCGGCGCTGCCGGTGCCGCTGGTGACCCTCTACGAGCGGATCCGGTCGACGTCGAACGGCGTGGGCGCGGCGAAGCTGGTGCGCCGCCGCTGCGAGGGCTGCCACCTGGAGCTCTCCGGCGCGGATCTGCGCATCCTCGCGGACAGCCCGGCCGACGAGGTGCTGCGCTGCGAGGAGTGCCGGCGCATCCTCGTCCGGACCGCGGAGTCGGGGATCTAG
- a CDS encoding Nif3-like dinuclear metal center hexameric protein: MNNQADTTGDDTGGGGVVTPSRAPAAGVVTVADCVAAIEDAYPPGFAESWDAVGLSVGELGAHVGHVHFAVDPTVEVAAEAVALGAGLLVTHHPLFLRGVHGVAATTAGGRVVTTLIRGGAALFTAHTNADVACAGVNDALAAALGLTDVRPLAEGPDHPGHGRLGELPEAEPLSAFCARVAAALPTTAGGVRATGDPDRPVRRVAVCGGSGGELAAAADAAGADAFLTADGRHHHVLDAVAAHGVAIVDVAHWASEWPWLAYAAERLAAALSATGRTVVTSVSTLVTDPWRLHVPQGTPPRTP; this comes from the coding sequence ATGAACAACCAAGCGGACACGACGGGTGACGACACGGGCGGCGGCGGCGTGGTCACTCCCAGCCGTGCGCCCGCCGCCGGCGTCGTGACCGTCGCCGACTGCGTGGCCGCGATCGAGGACGCCTACCCGCCGGGGTTCGCCGAGTCGTGGGACGCCGTGGGCCTGTCCGTCGGTGAGCTGGGCGCGCACGTGGGTCACGTCCACTTCGCGGTCGACCCGACCGTCGAGGTGGCCGCCGAGGCGGTGGCGCTCGGCGCGGGTCTGCTCGTCACCCACCACCCCCTGTTCCTGCGCGGCGTGCACGGCGTCGCGGCGACGACCGCCGGCGGGCGGGTCGTCACCACCCTCATCCGCGGCGGGGCGGCACTGTTCACCGCCCACACGAATGCCGATGTGGCCTGTGCCGGCGTCAACGACGCCCTCGCGGCCGCGCTCGGCCTCACCGACGTGCGCCCGCTGGCCGAGGGCCCCGACCACCCGGGGCACGGCCGGCTCGGCGAGCTGCCCGAGGCCGAGCCGCTGTCGGCGTTCTGCGCCCGGGTCGCAGCCGCGCTGCCGACGACCGCCGGCGGCGTGCGGGCCACCGGCGACCCGGACCGGCCGGTGCGCCGGGTAGCGGTCTGCGGCGGCTCCGGGGGCGAGCTCGCCGCCGCGGCGGACGCCGCCGGCGCGGACGCCTTCCTCACCGCCGACGGGCGCCACCACCACGTGCTCGACGCCGTCGCCGCGCACGGCGTCGCGATCGTCGACGTCGCCCACTGGGCCAGCGAGTGGCCGTGGCTCGCCTACGCGGCCGAGCGGCTTGCCGCCGCGTTGTCCGCCACCGGCCGTACCGTGGTCACGTCGGTGTCGACGCTCGTCACCGACCCGTGGCGGCTGCACGTCCCCCAGGGCACCCCACCCCGGACGCCGTAG